A window of Streptomyces sp. NBC_01689 genomic DNA:
ATCCGGTGCTGAACGGACTGAGCTTCGAGATCCGGCCCGGCGAGACCCTCGCCGTCGTCGGCTCCTCGGGGTCGGGCAAGTCGACGGTGTCGCTGCTGATGCCCCGCTTCTACGACGTCACGCACGGCGCCGTCCTCGTCGGCGGCCACGACGTCCGCGAGCTCACCCTGGAGTCGCTGCGCGCCGCGATCGGCCTGGTCCCCGAGGACTCGTTCCTCTTCTCCGACACCATCCGCGCCAACATCGCCTACGGCCGCCCCGACGCCTCCCAGGAGGAGATCGAGCGGGCCGCCCTGGCGGCGCAGGCCGACCGCTTCATCTCCGAACTGCCCGAGGGCTACGACACCAAGGTCGGCGAACACGGCCTCACGCTCTCCGGCGGCCAGCGCCAGCGCGTCGCCCTCGCCCGCGCCATCCTCACCGACCCGCGCCTGCTCGTCCTCGACGACGCCACCTCCGCCGTGGACGCCCGTGTCGAGCACGAGATCCACGAGGCGCTGAAGCAGGTCATGGAGGGCCGCACGACCCTGCTGATCGCGCACCGCCGCTCCACCCTCAACCTCGCCGACCGCATCGCCGTGCTCGACGGCGGTCGGCTCGCCGACATCGGCACCCACGAGGAGCTCCAGGACCGCTCCCCGCTGTACCGCAGGCTCCTCACCGACCCGGACGAGCTGGGCGGGGTCTCCCCGGGACACGCCCAGCCCGTGACCGCCGCGGAGGACACCTCGGTACGGGAGGAACTGGACGCCGAGTTCGACGCCGAGCGCGGCGTCACCCCGCGGCTGTGGACCGGTGACCGCGAGCCCCGGGACAACGCGCTGGCGGGCATGCCGGCCACGCCCGAACTGCTCGCCCAGGTCGAGGCGCTGCCCCCGGCCACCGACACCCCGGCCGTCGACGAGGCCCGCGCGGTCACGCCCGAGGAGTCGTACGGGCTGCGCCGGCTGCTGCGCGGCTTCGGGCTCCCGCTCCTGGTGAGCCTCGGCCTGGTCGCCGTCGACGCCGGCATGAGCCTGCTGCTGCCCGTGCTGATCCGGCACGGCATCGACCAGGGCGTCTCCCGGATGGCCCTCGGCGCGGTCTGGGCCGCGGCGGCCCTGGCGCTGGTCACCGTGCTCGTCCAGTGGTCGGCGCAGATCGGCGAGACGCGGATGACGGGACGGACCGGCGAGCGGGTCCTGTACACGCTCCGTCTGAAGATCTTCGCGCAGCTCCAGCGCCTCGGACTCGACTACTACGAGCGGGAGCTGACCGGGCGGATCATGACCCGGATGACGACCGACGTCGACGCGCTGTCGACCTTCCTGCAGACCGGCCTGGTCACCGCGTTCGTCTCCGTCGTCACCTTCTTCGGGATCATGGGCGCGCTGCTGGTCATCGACGTCCAGCTGGCGCTGGTCGTGTTCGTGACCCTGCCGCCGCTGGTCGTCGGCACGTTCTTCTTCCGCCGGGCGAGCGTGAAGGCGTACGAACTGGCCCGCGAGCGCGTCTCGGCGGTCAACGCCGACCTCCAGGAGTCGGTGTCGGGGCTGCTGATCCTCCAGGCCTTCCGTCGTGAGCGCTCGGGCCGCCGGAGGTTCGCCGAGGGCAGTGCCGACTACCGCGCGGCACGCATCCGCGGACAGTGGCTGATCTCCGTCTACTTCCCCTTCGTGCAGCTGCTGTCGTCGGTCGCGGCGGCCGCGGTGCTGATGGTGGGCGCGCACCGGGTCGACGCCGGGACGCTGACGACCGGCGCGCTGGTCGCCTACCTCCTCTACATCGACCTGTTCTTCGCGCCCGTGCAGCAGCTCTCCCAGGTCTTCGACGGCTACCAGCAGGCGACGGTGTCGCTGGGCCGCATCCAGGAGCTGCTCCAGGAGCGGACGTCGACACAGGCCGCCGCCGAGCCGCAGGAGGTGCTCTCCCTGCGCGGCGACATCGCGTTCGAGGACGTCGGCTTCGCGTACGGCGACGACGAGGAGGCGCTCAGCGAGGTCTCCCTGACCATCCCGGCCGGGCAGACCGTCGCCTTCGTCGGCGAGACCGGGGCGGGCAAGTCGACGCTGGTGAAGCTGGTCGCCCGCTTCTACGACCCGACGGGCGGGCGGGTCACCGTCGACGGCACCGACCTGCGCGACCTCGACATCACCTCGTACCGGCACCGGCTCGGGGTGGTCCCGCAGGAGGCGTATCTCTTCCAGGGGACGGTGCGCGACGCCATCGCCTACGGCCGGCCCGGCGCGACCGACGCGCAGGTGGAGGCCGCCGCCCGCGCGGTCGGCGCGCACGACATGATCGCCACGCTGGACGGCGGCTACCTCCACGAGGTCGCCGAGCGCGGCCGGAACCTCTCCGCGGGCCAGCGCCAGCTGATCGCGCTGGCCCGCGCCGAACTCGTCGACCCGGACGTGCTGCTTCTCGACGAGGCCACCGCCGCGCTCGACCTCGCCACCGAGAACCTGGTCAACCAGGCCACCGACCGGCTCGCCGGCCGCCGTACGACCCTGGTCGTCGCCCACCGGCTGACCACGGCCGCCCGGGCGGACCGGGTCGTGGTCATGGACCACGGCCGGGTCGCGGAGGACGGCACGCACGATGAACTGCTGCTGCTCGACGGCCGGTACGCGGCGCTGTGGCGGACCTTCGTGGGGGCGCCGGGGCCGGAGGAGCCGGTCGGCTCCACCGCCTGACGCCCGCCCGTTCAGCCCTTCGGCCCGATGCCGGAGATCTTCTTCGTGGCCAGGTCGGACCGGACGGTCAGATAGGTGTACGTCGGGTGCTGGCGGGAGCCCCAGGTCAGCCGGACGGTCGACCAGGTGTGGCCCGCACCGCTGTCGCCGGCCGTCACCTTCCAGGCACGCGGCACGTCCTGGGCGCGCAGGACGCCGTCGGCGTGCTCACGGCTCTCCCACCCGGCGAGCCGGGTGCGCAGGTCCGGGGTCAGGTAGAACGCGCGCAGCTGGGAGCCGAGACGGCCGGAGCCCTGGTCGGTCACGGCGTCGATGTAGGCGCCGTAGAAGTCGGCGACCCGCTCGTACGCCGGACCGGCGGTACCGCTTCGCGCGGGCGGGGGAGCCGGCGAACGCGGGGACCGAGGCGCCGGCCGCGGCCAGGACGGCGGCGCAGGCGAACGCACCGACGGCGGCGCGGGAACGGGACATACGGGACCGGGGCGGGCGGGAACGGGACGTGCGGGACATCGGGTACCACCTTTCGCTTTCCTGACCAGAGGACACCGGGTGAAGGGGCGCGGTTGCCCCGAAGGACGAGAAGGCGCGGAAAAGGACCCGTCCGGCGCAAGGGACGAAGGCGCCGAGGGCGGGCTGCCGGAGGCGCGCAACCATCCGACACATGTTCTGCGTCCGTACACCAGTACGCTCAATGGTCGGGGAGGGGCGATTGTGGACAGTGGTGCGATCCGTCGGCGCCTGGCGCTGGGCCTGGCCGTGCTGACCGCCTCCGGGCTGCTCGCGTTGGTGTGCCCGGGGAGTGCGCAGGCCGCCTCGTACTGCTCGGGACGCAAGGTGCGCACGGTCTCCTTCACGACCGGCTCCGTGCAGCTCTACCGGAACGGCGGCTACGTCTGCGCCGTGACCGTCCCCAAGAAGCAGCAGGCGCGGAAGCGGCAGATGTCGGTCAGTGTGCAGGCGCGCGGCAACCGGCCGGTGGTCGACGCGGGCCGCTTCGCGTACCACGCGGGCCCGGTCACCGTCCACGCCGGCCACCGCTGCGTCCGTATCCGGGGCTCGGTCGGCTCGGGCTCGGTCAGCTCGGGCTGGATCCTGTGCTGAGGCGGTCGGTCCCGGCCGGAGTTCCGGCGATTCCCGGCTGAATCACAGCGAAGTCACAGGGATCACTCAAGTCCCCCTGGTGTCAACTCAGTTGCTCCGCTAGGTTCCGGCGGACATCTGTGTAACTCCAGGGGAGGGTGCATGCGCAAGGCGCTCAGATGGCTGCTGGCGCTCACGGTGCTCATAGGCACGCTGAGCACGGCCGGGGCGGCCACCGCCGCCCAGCCGGAGGCCACGGCCACCACCACCGGCACGACCTCGCAGGACATCAAGGACCGTCTCCTCGCGATACCGGGCATGAGCCTGATCGAGGAGAAGCCGTACACCGGCTACCGCTTCTTCGTCCTCGGCTACACCCAGCCGATCGACCACCGGCACCCGTCCCGGGGCACGTTCCAGCAGCGCATCACGGTGCTGCACAAGGACACCGCGCGCCCGACGGTCTTCTACACCGGCGGCTACAACGTCTCCACGACCCCGAGCCGCCGCGAACCGACCCAGATCGTGGACGGCAACCAGATCTCGATGGAGTACCGCTTCTTCACCCCGTCCCGGCCCGCTCCGGCCGACTGGTCCAAGCTCGACATCTGGCAGGCGGCCAGCGACCAGCACCGCATCTTCGAGGCCCTCAAGCCGATCTACGGCCGGAAGTGGATCTCGACGGGCGGCTCCAAGGGCGGCATGACCGCCACCTACTACGAGCGCTTCTACCCGCGCGACATGGACGGCGTGGTCGCCTACGTCGCCCCCAACGACGTGGTGAACGACGAGGACTCGGCGTACGACCGCTTCTTCCGCAACGTCGGCACCAAGGAGTGCCGCGACCGGCTGAACGCGGTGCAGCGCGAGGCGCT
This region includes:
- a CDS encoding ABC transporter ATP-binding protein translates to MAGQRGWARRLAGYAWRYPKDVLLALGSALGGMAVLAVVPLITKVIIDDVVGNHTRSMGPWAGALVAAAVVVYVLTYIRRYYGGRLALDVQHDLRTEMYDTITRLDGRRQDELSTGQVVGRATSDLQLIQGLLFMLPMTIGNVLLFLISLGIMAWLSLPLTLVALAVAPALWVVAKRSRSRLHPATWYAQAQAAAVAGVVDGAVSGVRVVKGFGQEEQETGKLREVGRRLFAGRMRTIRFNARYTPALQAVPALGQVAMLALGGWLAVRGQITLGTFVAFSSYLSQLVGPVRMLAVVLTVGQQARAGAERVLELIDTEPVIQDGTKTLPADAPATVEFDDVSFAYEGTSKTHPVLNGLSFEIRPGETLAVVGSSGSGKSTVSLLMPRFYDVTHGAVLVGGHDVRELTLESLRAAIGLVPEDSFLFSDTIRANIAYGRPDASQEEIERAALAAQADRFISELPEGYDTKVGEHGLTLSGGQRQRVALARAILTDPRLLVLDDATSAVDARVEHEIHEALKQVMEGRTTLLIAHRRSTLNLADRIAVLDGGRLADIGTHEELQDRSPLYRRLLTDPDELGGVSPGHAQPVTAAEDTSVREELDAEFDAERGVTPRLWTGDREPRDNALAGMPATPELLAQVEALPPATDTPAVDEARAVTPEESYGLRRLLRGFGLPLLVSLGLVAVDAGMSLLLPVLIRHGIDQGVSRMALGAVWAAAALALVTVLVQWSAQIGETRMTGRTGERVLYTLRLKIFAQLQRLGLDYYERELTGRIMTRMTTDVDALSTFLQTGLVTAFVSVVTFFGIMGALLVIDVQLALVVFVTLPPLVVGTFFFRRASVKAYELARERVSAVNADLQESVSGLLILQAFRRERSGRRRFAEGSADYRAARIRGQWLISVYFPFVQLLSSVAAAAVLMVGAHRVDAGTLTTGALVAYLLYIDLFFAPVQQLSQVFDGYQQATVSLGRIQELLQERTSTQAAAEPQEVLSLRGDIAFEDVGFAYGDDEEALSEVSLTIPAGQTVAFVGETGAGKSTLVKLVARFYDPTGGRVTVDGTDLRDLDITSYRHRLGVVPQEAYLFQGTVRDAIAYGRPGATDAQVEAAARAVGAHDMIATLDGGYLHEVAERGRNLSAGQRQLIALARAELVDPDVLLLDEATAALDLATENLVNQATDRLAGRRTTLVVAHRLTTAARADRVVVMDHGRVAEDGTHDELLLLDGRYAALWRTFVGAPGPEEPVGSTA